In Curtobacterium sp. TC1, the following proteins share a genomic window:
- a CDS encoding flagellar hook-length control protein FliK yields the protein MSLTIATQPAPAPTSTTAPSCPNSDPAAPGSFDAALSAVVAGDRRAGDRAPGRRDDSHATADTGSTTTTTAATATGTDVAAPADGATAAAAQAPALPLAGTVPAPVPPAASTIPAETVTTAKSTAPGSTAQDLAATAAAPAPAPAPKTISPTTIAPTTPGADPATTGAAAATAAALPLAGTSVPTADTTASAPSATAPAPGTTAAVPADGPAPSPASAPRPGIPSGGTTSTGTGTGAVGVTSTTTTASSAPAAAATAATAAAAAATLQPTGAAPQTAQSTQPADGAATGAPAVVTVAATTAARGAQTGHGTEQQGATAGDPGLPAVTTARGGETPFVLPTTPTAAPTPATAAPSASATPAPLGQQLARPVFSLAQAGPGEHVVTVQVVPDSLGPVTVRAHVTAHGMHVELFAASEAGRDAVRQVLPDLRRDAAGTGLSTTLDLSSQNHPDTAPGRDHRPADGRLRADTGLEARRTSAAQPASAAPNSTIRTAGLDVLA from the coding sequence ATGAGCCTGACCATCGCCACCCAGCCCGCGCCCGCTCCGACGAGCACCACCGCGCCATCCTGCCCGAACTCCGACCCTGCAGCGCCCGGATCGTTCGACGCCGCCCTGTCCGCAGTGGTCGCCGGCGATCGTCGTGCCGGCGACCGCGCCCCGGGGCGCCGAGACGACTCCCACGCCACAGCCGACACGGGGTCGACCACGACGACGACCGCTGCCACGGCCACCGGGACGGACGTGGCGGCTCCCGCTGACGGCGCGACCGCTGCCGCCGCGCAGGCCCCCGCGCTCCCGCTCGCCGGGACGGTGCCCGCCCCGGTCCCTCCGGCCGCGTCGACGATCCCTGCCGAGACGGTCACGACGGCGAAGTCGACCGCGCCCGGGTCGACGGCGCAGGACCTCGCCGCGACGGCGGCGGCCCCGGCCCCGGCCCCGGCCCCGAAGACGATCTCGCCGACGACGATCGCGCCGACGACGCCTGGAGCCGACCCCGCCACCACCGGAGCTGCGGCTGCCACGGCGGCTGCGCTCCCGCTGGCTGGCACCTCGGTACCGACGGCCGACACGACCGCGTCCGCCCCATCCGCCACTGCACCGGCACCGGGCACGACCGCCGCAGTCCCCGCCGACGGCCCCGCGCCGTCACCCGCGTCCGCCCCGAGGCCAGGCATCCCGTCCGGTGGGACGACCAGCACCGGCACCGGCACCGGCGCCGTCGGAGTCACGAGCACGACCACGACCGCGAGCAGCGCACCCGCTGCCGCTGCCACTGCTGCCACTGCCGCCGCGGCCGCCGCGACGCTCCAGCCGACCGGCGCGGCACCCCAGACCGCCCAGAGCACCCAGCCCGCCGACGGCGCCGCCACCGGCGCCCCCGCCGTCGTGACGGTCGCCGCGACGACCGCTGCACGGGGTGCCCAGACCGGCCACGGGACGGAGCAGCAGGGGGCGACGGCGGGTGATCCGGGCCTCCCGGCAGTCACCACCGCCCGCGGTGGCGAGACGCCCTTCGTCCTGCCCACGACGCCGACCGCCGCGCCCACCCCGGCCACCGCGGCTCCGTCTGCGTCGGCCACGCCGGCACCGCTCGGGCAGCAGCTCGCGCGCCCGGTGTTCTCGCTCGCGCAGGCCGGCCCCGGTGAGCACGTCGTCACCGTGCAGGTCGTGCCGGACAGCCTCGGACCGGTCACGGTCCGGGCACACGTCACGGCACACGGCATGCACGTCGAGCTGTTCGCGGCGTCCGAGGCGGGCCGCGACGCTGTCCGCCAGGTGCTGCCCGACCTGCGGCGCGACGCCGCCGGCACCGGGCTGAGCACGACGCTCGACCTGTCCTCCCAGAACCACCCGGACACGGCGCCGGGTCGCGACCACCGACCGGCCGACGGCCGCCTGCGTGCCGACACCGGCCTGGAGGCACGGCGCACGTCCGCCGCGCAGCCCGCGTCCGCCGCCCCCAACTCCACCATCCGCACCGCGGGACTCGACGTCCTCGCCTGA
- a CDS encoding flagellar hook assembly protein FlgD, producing MPIDGITGSVDQAAQAAALAASSTAKKSQTMDSEVFMKLLVTQLQNQDPSSPMDTNQMISQQTQLAMMEQITNQTTTGNENFSLQMRIAAANLVGKQVSYTDAATGTAVTGTASAVSYANSVPTVTVNGKEVALDVISGITTTAPAS from the coding sequence ATGCCCATCGACGGCATCACCGGCAGCGTGGACCAGGCTGCCCAGGCCGCGGCCCTCGCCGCGAGCTCGACCGCGAAGAAGTCCCAGACGATGGACTCCGAGGTGTTCATGAAGCTGCTCGTCACGCAGCTGCAGAACCAGGACCCGTCGTCGCCGATGGACACCAACCAGATGATCAGCCAGCAGACGCAGCTCGCGATGATGGAGCAGATCACCAACCAGACCACGACGGGGAACGAGAACTTCTCGCTCCAGATGCGCATCGCCGCCGCGAACCTCGTCGGCAAGCAGGTCAGCTACACCGACGCCGCGACCGGCACCGCCGTCACCGGGACCGCCTCGGCCGTGTCCTACGCGAACAGCGTGCCCACCGTCACCGTGAACGGGAAGGAGGTCGCTCTCGACGTGATCTCCGGCATCACCACCACCGCACCGGCTTCCTGA
- a CDS encoding flagellar hook protein FlgE produces MLRSLYSGISGLRSHQQMLDVTGNNIANVNTVGFKSSTTVFQDTLSQMTQGAGGPQSGIGGTNPAQIGLGVQVAGVSTNFAQGSAQATGKATDLMISGDGFFVTRLGNDTVYSRAGAFDFDANGRLVTADGKIVQGYSATNGVVNDGGQLTDIRLPLDAAAPATSTTSATVSGNLPSDTAVGETLNRDATVYDQYGTKHTMSLAYTRTTTGWNVSASNGQGTSATGTITFKTDGSIASGSTLAVGGITVDMTQLSGFASLNTASISSQNGHEAGSLQGYSISKDGTVTGSFSNGASLALGRIALATFANPAGLEKTGASGYRATANSGQASVGTPGSAGVGSLASGTLEMSNVDLSQEFTNLIVAQRGFQANARIITTSDEVLQELTNLKR; encoded by the coding sequence ATGCTCCGCTCGCTCTACTCCGGGATCTCCGGCCTCCGCTCGCACCAGCAGATGCTCGACGTCACCGGCAACAACATCGCCAACGTCAACACCGTCGGCTTCAAGTCGTCGACCACCGTCTTCCAGGACACCCTGTCGCAGATGACCCAGGGTGCTGGCGGACCGCAGTCCGGTATCGGCGGGACGAACCCCGCGCAGATCGGCCTCGGCGTCCAGGTCGCCGGTGTGTCGACGAACTTCGCGCAGGGCTCGGCCCAGGCCACCGGCAAGGCCACCGACCTGATGATCTCGGGCGACGGGTTCTTCGTCACGCGCCTCGGCAACGACACCGTGTACAGCCGTGCCGGTGCCTTCGACTTCGATGCGAACGGCCGTCTGGTCACCGCCGACGGCAAGATCGTGCAGGGGTACTCGGCGACGAACGGCGTCGTCAACGACGGCGGCCAGCTGACCGACATCCGTCTGCCCCTCGACGCCGCGGCACCCGCCACGTCGACCACCTCGGCCACCGTCAGCGGCAACCTGCCGTCGGACACCGCCGTGGGCGAGACGCTCAACCGTGACGCCACCGTGTACGACCAGTACGGCACGAAGCACACCATGTCGCTCGCCTACACCCGCACGACCACCGGGTGGAACGTCTCGGCGTCGAACGGGCAGGGGACCTCCGCCACCGGCACGATCACCTTCAAGACCGACGGCTCGATCGCCTCCGGTTCCACCCTGGCAGTCGGTGGGATCACCGTCGACATGACCCAGCTGTCCGGCTTCGCGTCGCTCAACACCGCGTCGATCTCGTCGCAGAACGGCCACGAGGCCGGCTCCCTGCAGGGCTACTCGATCTCGAAGGACGGCACCGTCACCGGGTCGTTCTCGAACGGCGCCTCGCTGGCCCTCGGACGGATCGCCCTGGCGACCTTCGCGAACCCGGCCGGCCTCGAGAAGACCGGTGCCTCGGGCTACCGGGCGACCGCGAACTCGGGCCAGGCCTCGGTCGGCACCCCCGGATCGGCGGGCGTCGGATCGCTCGCGTCCGGCACGCTCGAGATGTCGAACGTCGACCTGTCGCAGGAGTTCACGAACCTGATCGTGGCGCAGCGCGGGTTCCAGGCGAACGCGCGCATCATCACGACCTCGGACGAGGTGCTGCAGGAGCTGACGAACCTGAAGCGGTAG
- a CDS encoding DoxX family protein has protein sequence MSSHTTSTASVTAKTLLRIALGAVLVSHGSQKLFGAFGGGGIEGTAQGMHAMGFRPAKRNAVLAGIGEAGSGAALALGLATPIAGAGAATTMGVASSVHTPNGFFNADGGFEFPAFLGFSAAMFALGGPGPVSLDHATRHVFDRPWLRAIALAAVPVAIAVQVAQRRKALASDAAASEDA, from the coding sequence ATGAGCTCGCACACCACCAGCACCGCATCGGTCACCGCCAAGACCCTGCTCCGCATCGCACTCGGCGCCGTCCTCGTCTCGCACGGCTCCCAGAAGCTCTTCGGCGCCTTCGGCGGCGGAGGCATCGAGGGCACCGCGCAGGGCATGCACGCGATGGGGTTCCGCCCCGCCAAACGGAACGCCGTCCTGGCCGGGATCGGCGAGGCCGGCTCCGGCGCCGCACTGGCACTCGGACTCGCCACCCCGATCGCCGGTGCGGGCGCCGCGACGACGATGGGCGTCGCGTCGAGCGTGCACACCCCGAACGGCTTCTTCAACGCCGACGGCGGGTTCGAGTTCCCGGCGTTCCTCGGCTTCTCGGCGGCGATGTTCGCGCTCGGCGGCCCCGGCCCGGTGTCGCTGGACCACGCCACGCGGCACGTGTTCGACCGCCCGTGGTTGCGGGCGATCGCCCTCGCCGCCGTCCCGGTCGCGATCGCGGTCCAGGTCGCGCAGCGTCGGAAGGCGCTCGCGTCCGACGCGGCGGCGTCCGAAGACGCGTAG